In Rhinolophus sinicus isolate RSC01 chromosome X, ASM3656204v1, whole genome shotgun sequence, a single genomic region encodes these proteins:
- the UBQLN2 gene encoding ubiquilin-2 gives MAENGESSGPPRPSRGPAAAQGPASAQAEPKIIKVTVKTPKEKEEFAVPENSSVQQFKEAISKRFKSQTDQLVLIFAGKILKDQDTLIQHGIHDGLTVHLVIKSQNRPQGQSTQPGNVAGTNTTTASTPRSNSTPISTNSNPFGLGSLGGLAGLSSLGLSSTNFSELQNQMQQQLLSSPEMMIQIMENPFVQSMLSNPDLMRQLIMANPQMQQLIQRNPEISHLLNNPDIMRQTLEIARNPAMMQEMMRNQDLALSNLESIPGGYNALRRMYTDIQEPMLNAAQEQFGGNPFASAGSSSSSGEGTQPSRTENRDPLPNPWAPPPATQSSATTGTTTSSGSGSGSSSSSATGNTMAAANYVASIFSTPGMQSLLQQITENPQLIQNMLSAPYMRSMMQSLSQNPDLAAQMMLNSPVFTANPQLQEQMRPQLPAFLQQMQNPDTLSAMSNPRAMQALMQIQQGLQTLATEAPGLIPSFTPGVGVGVLGTAIGPVGPVTPIGPIGPIVPFTPIGPIGPIGPTGPAGPPGSTGSGGTPGPTMSSSAPSETTSPTSESGPNQQFIQQMVQALAGANPPQLPNPEVRFQQQLEQLNAMGFLNREANLQALIATGGDINAAIERLLGSQPS, from the coding sequence ATGGCTGAGAACGGCGAGAGCAGCGGCCCCCCGCGCCCCTCCCGCGGCCCTGCTGCGGCCCAAggccctgcctctgcccaggCCGAGCCCAAAATCATCAAAGTCACTGTGAAGACTCccaaagagaaagaggaattCGCGGTGCCGGAGAATAGCTCAGTCCAGCAGTTTAAGGAAGCGATTTCGAAACGCTTCAAATCCCAAACAGATCAGCTAGTGCTGATTTTTGccggaaaaattttaaaagatcaagaTACCTTGATCCAGCACGGCATCCATGATGGACTGACTGTTCACCTTGTCATCAAAAGCCAGAACCGACCTCAGGGCCAGTCCACACAGCCTGGTAATGTCGCGGGAACTAATACTACTACCGCGTCGACTCCCAGGAGTAACTCCACACCTATTTCCACAAATAGCAACCCGTTTGGGTTGGGGAGCTTGGGAGGACTTGCAGGCCTTAGCAGCCTGGGTTTGAGCTCGACcaacttctctgagctccagaatCAGATGCAGCAGCAGCTTCTGTCCAGCCCTGAGATGATGATCCAAATCATGGAAAATCCCTTTGTTCAGAGCATGCTTTCGAATCCCGATCTGATGAGGCAGCTCATTATGGCCAATCCACAGATGCAACAATTGATTCAGAGAAACCCAGAAATCAGTCACCTGCTCAACAATCCAGATATAATGAGGCAGACCCTCGAAATCGCCAGGAATCCAGCAATGATGCAAGAGATGATGAGAAATCAAGACCTGGCTCTCAGCAATCTCGAAAGCATCCCAGGTGGCTATAATGCCCTACGGCGCATGTACACTGACATTCAAGAACCCATGCTGAATGCTGCACAAGAGCAGTTCGGGGGTAATCCGTTTGCCTCCGCCGGGAGCAGTTCCTCCTCCGGGGAAGGTACACAGCCTTCCCGCACTGAAAATCGAGATCCACTACCCAATCCATGGGCACCACCACCGGCTACTCAGAGTTCTGCCACCACTGGCACAACCACGAGCAGTGGCAGTGGGTCTGGCAGTAGCTCCAGTAGTGCTACTGGGAACACCATGGCTGCAGCCAATTATGTTGCCAGCATCTTCAGTACTCCCGGAATGCAGAGCTTGCTGCAACAGATAACTGAAAATCCCCAGCTGATCCAGAATATGCTGTCTGCGCCCTACATGAGAAGCATGATGCAGTCACTGAGCCAGAATCCAGATTTGGCTGCACAGATGATGCTGAATAGCCCAGTGTTTACTGCAAATCCTCAGCTGCAGGAGCAGATGCGGCCACAGCTCCCGGCTTTCCTGCAGCAGATGCAGAATCCAGATACGCTGTCAGCTATGTCAAACCCAAGAGCAATGCAGGCTTTAATGCAGATCCAGCAGGGGCTACAGACATTAGCCACTGAAGCTCCTGGCCTCATTCCAAGCTTCACtccaggtgtgggggtgggggtgctgggaaCTGCTATAGGCCCTGTAGGTCCAGTCACACCCATAGGCCCCATTGGCCCCATAGTCCCATTTACCCCTATAGGTCCCATTGGGCCCATAGGACCCACTGGCCCTGCAGGTCCCCCTGGTTCCACTGGCTCTGGCGGCACCCCTGGGCCCACCATGTCTAGCTCTGCACCCAGTGAAACCACGAGCCCAACATCAGAATCTGGACCCAACCAgcaattcattcagcaaatggtGCAGGCTCTGGCTGGAGCAAATCCTCCACAGCTGCCAAATCCAGAAGTCAGATTTCAGCAACAACTGGAACAGCTCAACGCAATGGGGTTCTTAAACCGTGAAGCAAACTTGCAGGCTCTAATAGCAACAGGAGGCGACATCAATGCAGCCATTGAGAGGCTGCTGGGCTCCCAGCCATCATAA